A single window of Flavobacterium sp. 140616W15 DNA harbors:
- a CDS encoding toxin-antitoxin system YwqK family antitoxin, with amino-acid sequence MIRINFNDDSIEIKHPDAGGGAYYYYQEQPFTGFFEEFYSNGNLIGEITVVNGHVDGRQTQYYENGQIKEECFEKFNTLYDTYKYWDEQGNLILHIIHDNNGNEIQRVIG; translated from the coding sequence ATGATACGAATTAATTTTAATGATGATAGTATTGAAATAAAACATCCAGATGCTGGTGGTGGAGCTTATTACTACTATCAAGAACAACCATTTACTGGTTTTTTTGAAGAATTTTATTCTAATGGTAATCTCATTGGAGAAATCACCGTTGTGAATGGCCACGTAGATGGCCGTCAAACCCAATATTATGAAAATGGGCAAATAAAAGAAGAATGTTTCGAAAAATTTAATACATTATATGATACTTATAAATATTGGGATGAACAAGGTAATTTAATTCTGCATATTATTCATGATAATAATGGAAATGAGATTCAAAGAGTTATTGGATAA